The nucleotide sequence TCACGCTTAAGCTCGCACCAGTCAGCGACAACACACTTCACATCAGCCTCTCCCGTCAGTGGAGCGGGCTCATCGCTGGTCTCGCTGGACTCCTGGGCGGGTACTACCTCGACTGGGGTCTAAGCCAAAGTGACATTTCGCCGGGATGGGTCTACTTGACGATCTTTGGCGTTTCCTGGTTAGGGCGAGTCAGTGCACCTCTGCTGATGCTGCCCGTCGTCCAACCGAGAACTCGCGTGTCTGTAAACGACGACTCACTCGGCGTTGACGACGGTGACAGAATCTCCGAGCCGGATCGTACCCCCGTTTAAGACTTTCGCGGTAATCCCTCCATGTCCGCGCATCGCCTGAAATCCTCCCTCCCCCAGATTCTCTTCCATCCGGCGACACGGATCACACGGACCGGTTCCTTCCAGAACGACTTCGCCGATGGCGAACGTCGACTTCTTCAGTGAGAAGAGATTGATTCCGGAGACGACGAGATTCCGTCGAAGCAAATCCGGAGAGACATCATCTCGACCGCACATCTTTGCAACAGCCGGCAAGTGCTCCGCTTGAATGAGAGTCACTTGCCGACGTCCTCCCGGTCGATTCTTGCAGTGATGGTCGCCATCAATTCCGGACCCGACCTTCACGGTCGCGGATTCCAACTGCTCGATCGGCTGTTTCTTCCCCGGCGAAACACCGATCCAATCCAGTCGTCCCACTTGAGGAACTGTGTTGAGCAAATCGCCAAACTCGATCGATGCCATGGGCCAATCTCTCTCACACAGGGTCGTTCAAGAACTCCATTGAGTTCGTTATCGAGTGACACGTTCTCGCACAATTCGACAGAACTCGTCACCTCGATGTTCAAAGTTATAGAATTCCGAGTGGCTCGCACACCCAGGCGACAACAGAACGAAATCGCCGGGCCGAGCACGTTCAACGGCCCACTCAACTGCTTGGTCGAGATTCGCAGAAATTTCGACCGGCAGATCGGGAGTCAACTCGCGAAAGTAATCCGCCAGTGTCGCACCAACATCACCGATGCAGGCGACTCCTCGAACCCGCCGCGAAACAGCTTCGCACATTGGCCGGAGATCGACCTGTTTATCTTTCCCGCCGAGAATCAAATAGATCGAATCGGGCAAGCTCTCGACAGCCGCAATCGTTGCTTCAGGTGTTGTCGCTTTCGAGTCATTCACAAATGTGATCGGCCCTGTTTCCGGAAGTACTTCTAAGCGATGAGCGAGCGGTTCGAACTTGTGAATTCCGTCGATGAGTTGTTGCGTTGAGAGTTCAAGACAAACGCCCGTCACCGCCAGCGCGGCTGCGAGATTCTCCTGCAGATGGCGATACTGAAACGGATCAGGAAGCTGGCTGAACGGAATCATCCTTTGACCTGAATCCGCCTGAAGAAGGACGCCATCGGGAGTCACGCGTGCTCCATACTCACCATCTTGAAGCGAGCGACCGAAGCCGATTCGCCGTCCACCGCCGGGCCAGTTCCGAAGAGCTTCATCATCTCGATTGAGAATCGTCACCTGATCGCAAGACTGCCAGCGCGAGGCATTTTCTTTACAGCGACGATAGTCATCGATCGAAGGATGCCAGTCGAGGTGATTTGGTCGGAAGTTTGTGACCAAAGCGATTTCCGGAGCTGGCTTGATCGCTGCGAGTTGGCTGAGTTGGAAGCTGCTCAGTTCCAACACGACCCAGTCTTCTTCTCGAATGTTTTCGACGATTGGGAGCAAGCTCACACCGATGTTGCCCCCCAGGAAAACTCTCTTGCCAGCTGCATTGAGGATCGCATGAATGAGTGTCGACGTGGTCGACTTGCCAACAGTTCCTGTCACGACGATTTTCGATCCGCGGCAGTTTCTCCAGAAGATCTCGATCTCGCTGGTGAGTGGAATACCGTGTTCGATGGCTGCAAGCGTGTATCGATTCCGAGTCGGATTCAGTGCTGGACTGACGACGACCAAGTCGGCACTCAGAAAGTCTTCCATCTGATGCTGACCAAGAACAAGCGATTCAAGACGTGAAACATCTATCTGGCTGAGTGACCGCTCTAAGCCAGAAGCAGGCTGCAAGTCTGTTAGAGTGACGCGCGCACCGGAGTCGAGAAGAAAATTGACGACCGCAATCCCACCGCCGAAACGCCCAAGCCCCATGACCGTGACACGTTGTCCCGCGAACGAAGAATCTCCACGGTCCATAGTCAACCCGTCAGTTGTTGGAGCAAGACGACGCAATCGCACCCTTTCGTCGATTCAAAGACGAAGCGTGTGACGAATAAGATGCTCTAGTCGAGTGGCAGTTCGACAGGCTGATTCGACTCTGCACTCATCGAGACAGCTTCGACGAACTCCATGTACTTAACGCCAGTCTCAAAGTCGGTGAGATCGACCTTCCGTTTTCCTCGAATTGCTGCCACGAAATCTTCTTCGACCTGCCACCGTCCCAGTTCTTCTTCTGGAATTTCGAGCCGTTGCAGTTCTTCATCACCAGCCCGTCCGTGCCAGACGACTTCCTCTCCG is from Thalassoglobus sp. JC818 and encodes:
- a CDS encoding MOSC domain-containing protein; protein product: MASIEFGDLLNTVPQVGRLDWIGVSPGKKQPIEQLESATVKVGSGIDGDHHCKNRPGGRRQVTLIQAEHLPAVAKMCGRDDVSPDLLRRNLVVSGINLFSLKKSTFAIGEVVLEGTGPCDPCRRMEENLGEGGFQAMRGHGGITAKVLNGGTIRLGDSVTVVNAE
- the murD gene encoding UDP-N-acetylmuramoyl-L-alanine--D-glutamate ligase, which produces MDRGDSSFAGQRVTVMGLGRFGGGIAVVNFLLDSGARVTLTDLQPASGLERSLSQIDVSRLESLVLGQHQMEDFLSADLVVVSPALNPTRNRYTLAAIEHGIPLTSEIEIFWRNCRGSKIVVTGTVGKSTTSTLIHAILNAAGKRVFLGGNIGVSLLPIVENIREEDWVVLELSSFQLSQLAAIKPAPEIALVTNFRPNHLDWHPSIDDYRRCKENASRWQSCDQVTILNRDDEALRNWPGGGRRIGFGRSLQDGEYGARVTPDGVLLQADSGQRMIPFSQLPDPFQYRHLQENLAAALAVTGVCLELSTQQLIDGIHKFEPLAHRLEVLPETGPITFVNDSKATTPEATIAAVESLPDSIYLILGGKDKQVDLRPMCEAVSRRVRGVACIGDVGATLADYFRELTPDLPVEISANLDQAVEWAVERARPGDFVLLSPGCASHSEFYNFEHRGDEFCRIVRERVTR